A section of the Marinoscillum sp. 108 genome encodes:
- a CDS encoding TonB-dependent receptor, whose protein sequence is MPRILLSGLLLFSLGLHAQKIADFRFSYDPVGQSLPTLIHQAESNFPVTVFYKKAWIDSIRAVSVPDNKFLSILQASLSNSGFRITIKDDYYLFIYPDDELITGLGINPFEEAQVKETWVEIGDQAKMQPGVPTKLTGYVSDATGEVIPGVTISVDDGSSGTISSPLGYYQLELLPGNHAITYNYLGFESEQKKIKLYSQGTLNINLYEETSVLEEITVEEGGARDRLTNTSLGKSDLSIYAINKMPAFMGESDVIKSITILPGVSVTGESSSYISVRGGNYDQNLILMNDIPIYNPSHLLGFFSVFNPDMVSKVSLYKGSVPARYESRASSVLDVKLSPRASSPFMAYGGIGILTSSLGAKGKVLDDKLTYTVGSRATYSDWVLNAVPDKDAKTSAANFWDFNSVIEYQVNSKNSVKGTFYKAKDSFQFSEDTTYSYDQVGFSLAWNHLFSNDLLYNLTVSHSDYQYETEGDAQNYQFLLKNGIQQSGIQNNLTFSRGMHALEAGVHLNRFITSPGSMEPNSQNSLVVPTTLSEEHAVTVSGYLEDEVKLTESLRARVGLRYTNYQLLGPLTTYTYAPDSPRNETTTTGEISYDQNEKIANYHGMEPRASISYLFPWATLKLGYNRLYQFQHLISNSISITPLDQWKLSDQFIKPVISDQLALGVFRNFQENTLEASVEGYVKHYQNLIEYKNGANIVLNESLEQVLISGEGKAWGLEFLLAKNKGRTQGWFSYAYSRTFIRTQSPHVEERINDGAWYPYYSDRPHNISLSLDHKITNRWSMGVNFKYASGRPVSAPAARFVVDNVTVAYFNERNGERIPDYHRADISLTHENKVKKNQQFRSKWVISVYNLYARKNAYSIFFKNSPGAPAQPYKLTIAGGMIPSLTYKFEFN, encoded by the coding sequence ATGCCACGAATACTTTTATCAGGCTTACTTCTCTTCTCACTGGGACTGCATGCGCAGAAAATTGCAGATTTCAGGTTTTCTTATGATCCTGTGGGGCAATCCCTCCCTACCCTTATCCATCAGGCCGAGAGCAACTTTCCCGTCACGGTCTTTTACAAAAAAGCCTGGATTGATAGCATTCGGGCGGTCTCAGTGCCAGATAATAAATTTCTCAGTATTCTGCAGGCCAGCCTGAGCAACTCGGGATTTCGTATCACGATCAAAGATGACTATTACCTATTCATCTATCCCGATGATGAGCTGATCACGGGTCTTGGCATCAATCCCTTTGAAGAAGCTCAGGTAAAGGAAACCTGGGTGGAAATCGGTGACCAGGCAAAAATGCAACCCGGAGTGCCCACAAAGCTCACTGGCTATGTGAGTGATGCGACGGGAGAAGTGATCCCGGGGGTGACCATCAGTGTGGACGATGGCAGCAGCGGTACCATTTCCAGCCCTTTGGGCTACTATCAACTGGAGCTGCTCCCCGGAAACCATGCCATCACCTACAATTACCTGGGTTTTGAGTCTGAACAGAAGAAAATCAAGCTCTACAGTCAGGGGACACTCAATATAAACCTGTATGAAGAAACCTCGGTACTGGAGGAGATTACCGTAGAGGAAGGCGGAGCCAGAGACAGGCTCACCAACACCAGCCTGGGAAAAAGTGACCTCAGTATCTATGCCATTAACAAAATGCCCGCTTTCATGGGAGAATCTGATGTGATCAAAAGCATCACCATCCTGCCCGGTGTGAGTGTGACGGGCGAAAGTAGTAGCTACATCAGTGTCCGTGGTGGCAACTACGACCAAAACCTCATTCTGATGAATGACATCCCCATTTACAACCCCTCACACCTTTTGGGTTTTTTCTCTGTGTTCAATCCTGACATGGTGAGCAAAGTATCCCTCTACAAGGGCAGCGTGCCCGCGCGCTATGAGAGTCGTGCGTCCTCAGTATTGGATGTGAAGCTCTCACCCCGGGCGTCCAGCCCGTTTATGGCTTATGGAGGCATCGGCATTCTTACCAGCTCACTTGGCGCAAAAGGTAAAGTACTGGACGACAAACTCACCTACACGGTAGGCTCCCGAGCCACCTATTCTGATTGGGTATTGAATGCCGTACCGGATAAGGATGCCAAAACCAGTGCGGCAAATTTTTGGGATTTCAACAGTGTGATCGAATATCAGGTCAATTCAAAAAACTCAGTAAAAGGCACCTTCTACAAAGCCAAAGACAGTTTTCAGTTTAGTGAAGACACCACCTATAGTTATGACCAGGTGGGATTTAGTCTGGCCTGGAACCATCTTTTCTCCAATGATCTGCTGTACAACCTCACGGTAAGCCACAGTGATTACCAGTATGAAACCGAAGGGGACGCACAGAATTATCAGTTTTTACTGAAAAATGGGATCCAACAATCGGGAATCCAGAACAACCTTACCTTTTCGAGAGGAATGCACGCACTGGAGGCCGGTGTACACCTCAACAGGTTCATCACCAGCCCAGGCTCCATGGAGCCGAATAGTCAGAACTCACTGGTGGTACCTACCACACTAAGTGAAGAACATGCCGTCACGGTGTCCGGGTACCTGGAAGATGAAGTGAAGCTGACCGAAAGCCTTCGGGCACGAGTCGGCCTGCGATATACCAACTACCAACTGCTGGGCCCACTGACGACCTACACCTATGCTCCGGATAGTCCCAGAAATGAAACCACCACCACCGGCGAAATCTCCTATGATCAAAATGAAAAAATAGCCAACTACCACGGAATGGAGCCGCGTGCTAGCATCAGTTATCTCTTCCCCTGGGCCACTTTGAAGCTTGGGTACAACAGACTTTACCAGTTTCAGCACCTCATCTCCAACTCCATCTCTATAACGCCTCTGGATCAGTGGAAACTGAGCGACCAGTTTATCAAGCCGGTCATTTCAGATCAGCTAGCCCTTGGAGTATTCAGAAATTTTCAGGAAAACACTCTCGAAGCTTCTGTGGAAGGCTATGTGAAACACTATCAAAACCTGATAGAGTATAAAAACGGTGCTAACATCGTGCTTAATGAATCCCTGGAACAAGTCCTCATCAGTGGCGAAGGAAAGGCCTGGGGACTTGAGTTTTTGCTGGCCAAAAACAAAGGAAGAACCCAGGGCTGGTTTTCCTATGCCTACTCACGCACGTTCATCAGAACACAATCCCCACATGTAGAAGAGCGCATCAACGATGGGGCCTGGTATCCCTATTATTCCGACAGACCGCACAATATCTCATTGTCTTTGGATCACAAAATCACCAACAGATGGTCTATGGGCGTCAACTTCAAATATGCATCCGGAAGACCAGTGAGTGCCCCGGCAGCCAGATTTGTGGTGGATAATGTGACCGTGGCTTATTTTAATGAACGAAACGGAGAACGCATCCCTGACTACCACAGGGCGGATATTTCACTCACCCACGAAAACAAAGTGAAGAAGAACCAGCAATTTCGAAGTAAATGGGTGATTTCGGTCTATAATCTATATGCCCGTAAAAACGCTTATTCCATCTTTTTCAAGAATAGTCCCGGTGCTCCAGCCCAACCATATAAATTGACTATTGCGGGCGGGATGATCCCTTCGCTTACTTACAAGTTTGAGTTCAATTAA
- the bcp gene encoding thioredoxin-dependent thiol peroxidase produces MKLQAGDQAPDFTSIDQDGNPISLSDFKGKKIVLYFYPKDNTPGCTAESCNLRDNYANLQKQGYVVLGVSGDSAKSHKKFIEKFDLPFPLIADEDKSVHEAYGTWGEKQMYGRTYMGTLRTTFVIDEKGMIEEVIAKVKTKDHTAQILK; encoded by the coding sequence ATCAGGATGGTAACCCAATCAGCCTCTCCGACTTTAAGGGTAAGAAAATTGTGCTCTACTTCTACCCCAAAGACAACACCCCGGGATGCACAGCAGAATCCTGCAACCTCCGCGACAATTACGCCAACTTGCAAAAGCAGGGTTATGTGGTACTCGGAGTAAGTGGCGATAGTGCCAAATCGCATAAGAAATTCATTGAAAAATTTGACCTTCCTTTTCCCCTCATTGCAGATGAAGACAAGTCTGTACATGAAGCCTATGGCACCTGGGGAGAAAAACAGATGTATGGCAGGACGTATATGGGCACACTCCGCACCACGTTTGTCATTGATGAAAAAGGTATGATAGAAGAAGTGATCGCAAAGGTGAAAACCAAAGATCATACCGCGCAGATCCTGAAGTAA